Proteins encoded together in one Corynebacterium liangguodongii window:
- a CDS encoding holo-ACP synthase has translation MEARHIGVDVVDIERFREQLGSAGTTFSSVFTDRELRDCAAKADRAASLAARWAAKEAYIKAWSQSLFGAPPVVGAVDFRDIEVISDAFGRVALALHGELESVAPPAASLSLSHDGNCAVAVCLV, from the coding sequence ATGGAAGCACGGCACATCGGCGTTGACGTCGTCGACATCGAGCGGTTTCGCGAGCAGTTAGGTAGCGCCGGGACGACCTTTAGCTCAGTCTTTACTGACCGCGAGCTGCGTGACTGCGCCGCCAAGGCGGACCGCGCGGCCTCTCTTGCTGCGCGTTGGGCCGCCAAGGAGGCCTACATCAAGGCCTGGTCGCAATCGCTCTTCGGTGCCCCGCCGGTGGTAGGCGCCGTCGACTTCCGTGACATAGAGGTCATCTCCGACGCCTTCGGGCGTGTTGCCCTTGCGCTCCACGGCGAGCTTGAGTCGGTGGCGCCGCCCGCCGCCTCGCTCTCTCTGTCCCACGACGGCAACTGTGCGGTGGCGGTGTGCCTAGTTTAG
- a CDS encoding acyl-CoA carboxylase subunit beta — MTLSAYEQLGEAGAPITTSDKLADLYRRRANAQAPVGPRAIEKLREQGRMTARERLDYLLDEGSFVESGQLARHRTHDFGMQSKRPLTDGIITGFGTIDGREVCIFSQDGTIFGGALGEVYGEKMVAIQDLALTTGRPLIGLYEGAGARIQDGAVSLDWIAATFRRNVQASGVVPQISVIMGACAGGNAYSPALTDFVVMVEGTSKMFVTGPEVIKTVTGEEVTQDELGGAWTHMLEAGTCHYVASDDADALDWVADLVGYFPPNSSRAGARQDAEPTAGTDALDGLIPDHPHQPYDVREAISRITDGGDYLEVMEQRAENVVVALGRIEGVAVGFVANQPMVSAGCLDIDASAKAARFVRTCDAFNIPLVMLVDVPGFLPGADQEHGGILRHGAKLLYAYAEATVPKVTVIMRKAYGGAYCVMGSKGLGADVNLAWPTAQIAVMGAAGAVGFINRREINAARRRGLGPAELADLIASFEREYEDTVLNPYVAAERGLIDSVIAPSETREAIAAHLRLLRDKRVALPARKHGNIPL, encoded by the coding sequence ATGACGCTTTCTGCCTACGAACAATTGGGCGAGGCCGGTGCCCCGATCACCACATCGGACAAGCTCGCCGATCTCTACCGCCGCCGCGCGAATGCGCAGGCTCCCGTTGGCCCCCGCGCTATCGAGAAGCTGCGTGAGCAGGGAAGAATGACAGCCCGCGAGCGCCTCGACTACCTGCTCGACGAGGGCTCGTTCGTCGAGTCCGGCCAGCTCGCGCGCCACCGCACCCACGACTTCGGGATGCAGTCAAAGCGGCCGCTTACGGACGGCATCATCACCGGGTTCGGCACGATCGACGGCCGCGAGGTCTGCATCTTCTCACAAGACGGCACCATCTTCGGCGGCGCGCTCGGGGAGGTCTACGGCGAGAAAATGGTCGCCATCCAAGACCTCGCCCTCACCACCGGCCGGCCGCTCATCGGCCTCTACGAAGGCGCGGGGGCGCGCATCCAAGACGGCGCCGTCTCCCTCGACTGGATCGCCGCGACCTTCCGCCGCAACGTGCAGGCTTCCGGCGTCGTCCCGCAAATCTCCGTCATCATGGGCGCCTGCGCCGGCGGCAATGCCTACTCCCCGGCCTTAACCGATTTCGTGGTCATGGTCGAGGGAACCTCCAAGATGTTCGTCACCGGCCCGGAGGTGATCAAGACCGTCACCGGCGAGGAGGTAACCCAAGACGAGCTCGGCGGCGCGTGGACCCACATGCTCGAGGCCGGGACCTGCCACTACGTCGCCTCCGACGACGCCGACGCGCTCGACTGGGTCGCAGACCTCGTGGGTTACTTTCCTCCCAACAGCAGCCGCGCAGGCGCGCGGCAGGACGCCGAACCCACCGCCGGCACCGACGCGCTCGACGGCCTCATCCCGGATCACCCCCACCAGCCCTACGACGTGCGCGAGGCCATCTCCCGCATCACCGATGGCGGGGACTACCTCGAGGTCATGGAGCAGCGCGCCGAAAACGTCGTCGTCGCCCTCGGGCGCATCGAGGGCGTGGCGGTCGGCTTCGTGGCCAACCAACCTATGGTGAGCGCCGGCTGCCTCGACATCGATGCCTCCGCCAAGGCCGCGCGGTTCGTGCGCACGTGCGACGCGTTCAACATACCGCTCGTCATGCTTGTCGACGTCCCCGGCTTCCTCCCCGGAGCCGACCAGGAGCACGGCGGGATCCTGCGCCACGGCGCGAAGCTGCTCTACGCCTACGCCGAGGCCACGGTACCCAAGGTCACCGTCATCATGCGCAAGGCCTACGGCGGGGCGTACTGCGTGATGGGCTCGAAGGGGTTGGGCGCGGACGTGAACCTCGCCTGGCCCACCGCCCAGATCGCGGTGATGGGCGCGGCCGGTGCGGTCGGATTTATCAACCGCAGGGAGATCAACGCTGCCCGCCGCCGCGGCCTCGGCCCCGCGGAGCTCGCCGACCTCATCGCCTCCTTCGAGCGGGAGTACGAAGACACGGTGTTAAACCCCTACGTCGCCGCAGAGCGCGGGCTGATCGACTCCGTAATCGCCCCCTCAGAAACCCGCGAGGCAATCGCCGCCCACCTGCGCCTTTTGCGCGATAAGCGCGTCGCCCTGCCCGCCCGCAAGCACGGAAACATCCCCCTCTAG
- a CDS encoding type I polyketide synthase — MRNLTPLTSMARPAILFHGQGTDWQRALTDSASTPLVRERLEELLGAARALTGPIARKLAAAAPGAHERLRAIMDGHPAVEETDRLPAVAVPGIVLGQIAAVDQLRGLGLDVDGAALAGHSQGSLGVAAVSHPVHALAFAFILGAAAHSTSSARDTRRRMLSVRGVPSDYVATPSAGGVVRAVINGPRHMALSGEPGALADARDVIERRSAEHNAKLADGEFGGSRIQPVFDELDVAYPFHHPRNARAAELAGEWAASCGIDLGHDRPQELAREILCNPHDFPARVKDLLARGVSHVIALDPSLATIASRLLAGTGVPVVAAASAATRDDLARPGKSLPEAADYSRFAPRLVRLPDGETYTQTRFSALTGLSPIILGGMTPTTADGEIVAAAANAGYWTELAGGGMYSEDVFTAHKDTLVERLEPGRTAQFNTMFFDRFLWNLQFGHSRMVPKARAAGAPFSGVCISAGIPDVEEVTELLARLRAEGFPHIAFKPGTAAQIRAVLDIAEANPDVPIILMVEDGHAGGHHSWEDLDDLLVETYGEVRSHDNAYLAVGGGVYSPQRAADLLTGAWAARWDLPEMPVDAVFVGTVAMATKEAKATDSVKDLLVATPGVSPGDNGGWVSRGTGRSGVASSQSHLLADIHDLDNSFARASRLITSLSIDEYEERREEIIEALNKTSKPFFGDIEDMTYAQWANRFVELAHPFTDSSWDKRFLAVLRRIEARLHERDHGEIESLFEEGVGAQEGVATLLAAYPLAREIKVSPRDAAWWIALHYAYPKPMPWVPAIDGDLKTWFGKDTLWQAQDPRYSADEVRIIPGPVAVAGITRKNEPVAELLARFESAATRTLIDAGAETTERFSRLADATSVEDYLKAVPTLMWHGHLMDNPAHTMDESAYEIIEDADGWVIRIVTDSYWDHLPDQQRPFYVREVKIPIDLPSGVHTGASPVVSDERLPAAVYDLLAGLAGVGSTSEAGDTITAMPQLIDGIAHASFTFPASLLAAHTAVTGTALGGEVRVGTADVLVGPCWPAIYAALGSGLLPDGFPVIEGLLNAVHLDHVIDLRAPLHELADGRTIDVASRCASIEESSAGRIVTVELELSSGGELVATQMHRFAIRGRATTTTPPVAAPPFGGGDLAGAVEATPRSFLERAEVSAPHDMTPFALVSGDYNPIHTSSNAAGLVGLGAPLVHGMWLSATAQHLAGRHGEVTGWTYNMYGMVQLGDTIEITVERVGRVGLRPALEVTCRIGGEVVSRGQALLAQPRTAYLYPGQGVQAVGMGAGDREASAAAREIWRRADRHTRTQLGFSIQRIVDDNPTEITVRGEVFKHPNGVLHLTQFTQVALAVVAYAQTERLRDANALATSAMFAGHSLGEYTALASLGGIFDLEAVIDIVYSRGSAMGSLVPRDAEGNSDYGMGALRPNMIGINPDEVEAYVAGIAADSGEFLEIVNYNISGQQYSIAGTKRGLAALSAAANGVRERAYVTVPGIDVPFHSRVLRPGVPAFARKLDELLPAVIDADTLTGRYVPNLVARPFELTQDFIDAVTAVVPSERLAGVTVDNTPTGELARTLLIELLAWQFASPVRWIETQDLIISQVDQLIEVGLASSPTLTNLAKREMGVIGHHIPVFNVEASQDQVMLNDVVSAPEPEVEPEVEPEVSAPATADSTPEPTPDTQAATAPAAPAPTGGSPATDLPFGAADAIEVLFAFQNKIRPEQINDSDTIEELTGGVSSRRNQLLMDMSAELGVPAIDGAAESDVATLRERVNSAAPGYAPFGSVLSEAIGARLRQVLGGAGLKPAHVTDYVTGTWALPTSWVPHVEAEILLGTRAEESVRGGSLATLPGASTKAEVNTLIDAAVAAVAARHGQNVNRAQSAGGSGGSVVDSAALDAYKDEVTDTLVSTARTLLSKLGIEDEHVEVPAPDTTILDTIEAELGSSWVSQVTPRFDAARAVLFDDRWAQAREDLARVALGEADIDAARFRGTGEVVAAQARWYAEHGYSGPLDEIAAAAADTTPGSYAGEIALVTGAAPGSIATALVQRLLAGGATVIMTASNVTQERKEFARTLYRDHACAGAALWLVPANLSSYRDIDALIAWLGTEQKETVGKDVRVIKPALVPTLAFPFAAPSVSGSLAEVGGSAETQARLLLWSVERTIAGLSELAQKSASGRRTHIVLPGSPNRGTFGGDGAYGEVKAALDAVVNKWSSETGWPEGVTLAQARIGWVAGTHLMGGNDALVPAAQAAGIHVWSPEEIAAELMALASEKAREKAAEAPLDLDLTGGLADAGISIAELARTADLPAAQDAAAIQASTSEKIKALPSLANPSQPAGVDVGEVTCPLEEMIVICGIGEASSWGSGRTRREAEYGIRRDGGVDLTAAGVLELAWMTGLVRWSEDPNPGWYDAAGEPIAEEDIYERFRDEVVARAGVRELTDKYFLTDRGSIDLAEVFLDKDVTFTVSGEAEARSYEEADPDKTVVREADGEWTVTRLAGAKSALPRKATLTRTVAGQMPDGFDPAAWGIPPQMIDNLDRIAVWNLVTAIDAFVSAGFTPAELLRAIHPADIASTQGTGIGGMESLHKVFVSRLLGHERQSDILQEALPNVVAAHVMQSLVGGYGSMIHPVGACATAAVSVEEAVDKIALGKADFVVAGGIDDVQVESLQGFGDMNATAETAAMRAKGISDRFISRANDRRRGGFLEAEGGGTVLIARGSLAAELGLPVHAVIAYASSFGDGAHTSIPAPGLGVLAAARGGESSRLARSLSSLGLTPTDVKVLSKHDTSTNANDPNESELHSLLWPAIGRDERAPMFVISQKTLTGHAKAGAALFQIGGLIDALATGDIPANASLDCVDPLVGEKARNLVWLRSPLSLGAGAVKAAALTSLGFGHVGALVVLAHPGVFEAALAASGASVSTWRSRATTRLRAGAGHLEAGMVGRRALFTQVENRRFVPGNDHDGEIALLLDPGARLGADGMYPRR; from the coding sequence ATGCGAAACCTCACGCCCTTGACCTCCATGGCGCGCCCCGCGATCCTCTTCCACGGGCAGGGCACCGACTGGCAGCGCGCGCTCACCGATTCCGCCTCGACCCCGCTCGTCCGCGAGCGCCTCGAGGAGCTGCTCGGTGCGGCCCGCGCGCTCACCGGCCCGATCGCCCGTAAGCTGGCCGCCGCCGCGCCCGGTGCACACGAGCGTCTCCGCGCCATCATGGACGGCCACCCCGCGGTGGAGGAGACTGACCGCCTGCCCGCCGTGGCCGTGCCGGGCATCGTACTCGGGCAAATCGCTGCGGTCGATCAGCTGCGCGGCCTCGGCCTCGATGTCGACGGCGCCGCCCTCGCTGGACACTCCCAGGGCAGCCTCGGTGTTGCAGCGGTATCCCACCCGGTCCACGCCCTCGCCTTCGCCTTCATTCTTGGCGCGGCCGCGCACTCGACCTCCTCCGCGCGCGATACCCGCCGCCGGATGCTTTCGGTGCGCGGTGTACCCAGCGATTACGTGGCCACGCCAAGCGCAGGCGGTGTGGTGCGCGCCGTGATCAACGGGCCTCGGCACATGGCGCTCTCCGGTGAACCGGGTGCTCTCGCGGATGCACGAGACGTCATCGAGCGGCGCTCCGCGGAACACAACGCCAAGCTCGCAGACGGCGAGTTCGGAGGCTCTCGAATCCAGCCGGTCTTCGACGAGCTCGACGTCGCCTACCCTTTCCACCACCCCCGCAACGCCCGCGCCGCCGAGCTGGCCGGCGAGTGGGCCGCGTCCTGCGGGATCGACCTGGGGCACGACAGGCCGCAGGAGCTGGCGCGAGAGATCCTTTGCAATCCCCACGACTTCCCGGCGCGGGTCAAAGACCTGCTCGCCCGGGGCGTGTCCCACGTGATCGCACTCGATCCCTCCCTCGCCACCATCGCCTCCCGGCTCCTTGCGGGCACTGGGGTGCCGGTGGTGGCAGCGGCGAGCGCGGCTACCCGCGACGACCTCGCCCGCCCGGGTAAATCCTTGCCCGAGGCGGCAGACTACTCCCGCTTCGCCCCCCGCCTGGTGCGCCTGCCCGACGGTGAGACCTACACCCAGACTCGGTTCTCCGCGCTCACGGGCCTCTCCCCGATCATTCTCGGTGGGATGACTCCGACCACCGCGGACGGGGAGATCGTCGCCGCGGCCGCCAACGCCGGCTACTGGACGGAGCTCGCTGGCGGAGGGATGTACTCCGAAGACGTGTTTACTGCCCACAAGGACACCCTCGTGGAGCGTCTCGAACCGGGGCGCACCGCCCAGTTCAACACGATGTTCTTCGACCGCTTCCTGTGGAACCTTCAGTTCGGCCACAGCCGGATGGTGCCCAAGGCTCGGGCGGCAGGAGCCCCGTTTTCCGGGGTGTGCATCTCCGCCGGCATCCCCGATGTCGAAGAGGTCACCGAGCTACTCGCCCGGCTGCGCGCCGAAGGCTTCCCGCATATCGCCTTCAAACCGGGCACCGCCGCCCAGATCCGCGCCGTGCTCGACATCGCGGAGGCCAACCCCGACGTCCCCATCATCCTCATGGTCGAAGACGGTCACGCTGGCGGCCACCACTCCTGGGAAGACCTCGACGATCTGCTCGTGGAGACCTACGGCGAGGTCCGCTCCCATGACAACGCCTACCTCGCCGTCGGCGGCGGCGTGTATTCCCCGCAGCGCGCCGCTGATTTGCTCACCGGTGCCTGGGCAGCGCGTTGGGATCTGCCGGAGATGCCGGTTGACGCGGTCTTCGTGGGCACCGTGGCGATGGCCACCAAGGAGGCCAAGGCGACCGATTCTGTGAAAGACCTGCTGGTGGCCACCCCTGGTGTGAGCCCGGGAGACAACGGCGGCTGGGTCTCGCGGGGCACGGGGCGGAGCGGGGTGGCGTCGTCCCAAAGCCACCTGCTCGCCGACATCCACGACCTGGACAACTCCTTTGCCCGCGCCTCCCGGCTGATCACCAGCCTGAGCATCGACGAGTACGAGGAGCGCCGCGAGGAGATCATCGAAGCGCTGAACAAAACCTCGAAGCCCTTCTTCGGGGACATCGAGGACATGACCTACGCGCAGTGGGCCAATCGCTTCGTCGAACTGGCGCACCCGTTTACGGATTCTTCCTGGGACAAGCGCTTCCTCGCCGTGCTGCGCCGCATCGAGGCTCGCCTGCACGAGCGCGACCATGGGGAGATCGAGTCGCTGTTCGAAGAAGGTGTGGGCGCGCAAGAAGGCGTCGCTACGCTGCTCGCTGCCTACCCCCTCGCTCGCGAGATAAAGGTCTCCCCGCGCGACGCGGCGTGGTGGATCGCCCTGCACTACGCCTACCCGAAACCGATGCCGTGGGTGCCGGCCATCGACGGCGACCTCAAGACGTGGTTTGGCAAGGACACGCTCTGGCAAGCCCAAGACCCCCGCTACAGCGCCGATGAGGTGCGCATCATCCCCGGCCCCGTCGCGGTAGCGGGTATCACAAGGAAAAACGAGCCCGTCGCCGAGCTGCTTGCACGCTTCGAGTCCGCCGCCACGCGCACGCTAATCGACGCCGGGGCCGAGACCACCGAGCGCTTCTCCCGCCTCGCGGACGCCACCAGCGTGGAGGACTACCTCAAGGCCGTCCCGACGCTGATGTGGCACGGCCACCTCATGGATAACCCCGCCCACACCATGGATGAGAGCGCGTACGAGATCATCGAGGACGCCGACGGCTGGGTCATCCGCATCGTCACCGATTCCTACTGGGACCACCTGCCCGATCAGCAGCGCCCTTTCTACGTGCGCGAGGTGAAAATCCCCATCGACCTGCCGAGCGGTGTGCACACTGGTGCCTCCCCTGTCGTCTCTGACGAGCGCCTGCCTGCCGCAGTCTACGATCTGCTCGCCGGGCTGGCCGGGGTGGGCTCGACCTCCGAGGCCGGGGACACCATCACCGCCATGCCGCAGCTAATCGACGGCATCGCCCACGCATCCTTTACCTTCCCCGCCTCGCTGCTGGCCGCGCATACCGCCGTGACCGGAACCGCGCTTGGCGGAGAGGTCCGCGTGGGTACCGCGGACGTATTAGTCGGGCCCTGCTGGCCAGCAATCTATGCCGCACTCGGCTCCGGCCTGCTGCCCGACGGCTTCCCCGTCATTGAGGGGCTGCTCAACGCCGTGCACCTCGATCACGTCATCGACCTGCGCGCACCCCTGCACGAGCTGGCGGACGGCCGCACCATCGACGTCGCATCGCGCTGCGCGTCCATCGAGGAATCCTCTGCCGGGCGCATCGTCACCGTGGAGCTCGAGCTCTCCTCCGGTGGGGAGCTCGTGGCCACGCAGATGCACCGCTTCGCCATCCGCGGCCGCGCCACGACGACGACCCCGCCGGTTGCCGCCCCACCGTTCGGCGGCGGCGACTTGGCGGGGGCCGTCGAGGCCACCCCGCGCTCCTTCCTCGAGCGCGCGGAGGTGAGCGCCCCGCACGACATGACCCCGTTCGCGTTGGTCTCCGGCGACTACAATCCCATCCACACATCCTCCAACGCCGCCGGCCTGGTCGGGCTTGGAGCGCCCCTAGTGCACGGCATGTGGCTCTCCGCCACCGCCCAACACCTCGCCGGGCGCCACGGCGAAGTAACCGGCTGGACGTACAACATGTACGGCATGGTGCAGCTTGGCGACACCATCGAGATCACTGTCGAGCGTGTCGGGCGGGTCGGGCTCCGGCCCGCGCTCGAGGTGACCTGCCGCATCGGCGGCGAGGTGGTCTCGCGCGGCCAGGCGCTGCTCGCGCAGCCGCGCACCGCCTACCTTTATCCGGGCCAGGGCGTGCAGGCCGTAGGCATGGGCGCCGGCGACCGTGAGGCGAGCGCGGCCGCGCGCGAGATCTGGCGCCGCGCTGACCGACACACACGCACCCAACTCGGATTTTCCATCCAGCGCATCGTGGATGATAACCCCACCGAGATCACGGTGCGCGGCGAGGTGTTCAAGCACCCGAATGGCGTGCTGCACCTGACCCAGTTCACCCAGGTGGCCCTGGCCGTGGTGGCGTACGCGCAGACCGAGCGGCTGCGCGACGCGAACGCGCTGGCCACCAGCGCGATGTTCGCCGGGCACTCGCTGGGCGAGTACACGGCGCTTGCGTCACTCGGCGGGATTTTCGACCTCGAGGCCGTGATTGACATTGTCTACTCGCGCGGCTCCGCGATGGGTTCGCTCGTGCCGCGCGATGCCGAGGGCAACTCCGACTACGGCATGGGTGCGCTGCGCCCGAACATGATCGGCATCAATCCCGACGAGGTCGAGGCGTACGTCGCCGGTATTGCCGCAGACTCCGGCGAGTTCCTGGAAATTGTCAACTACAACATCTCCGGCCAGCAGTATTCGATCGCCGGCACGAAGCGGGGCCTCGCCGCCCTGTCGGCGGCCGCTAACGGCGTGCGCGAGCGCGCCTACGTCACCGTCCCCGGCATCGACGTTCCCTTCCATTCCCGCGTCCTGCGCCCCGGCGTGCCGGCGTTCGCCCGCAAGCTCGACGAGCTCCTGCCGGCCGTCATCGATGCCGACACGCTGACGGGGCGCTACGTTCCCAACCTCGTGGCGCGCCCCTTCGAGCTCACACAGGACTTCATCGACGCGGTAACCGCCGTGGTACCTTCCGAGCGCTTGGCGGGCGTGACCGTGGACAACACACCCACGGGCGAGCTCGCCCGCACCCTGCTCATCGAGCTTTTGGCCTGGCAGTTCGCCTCCCCGGTGCGGTGGATAGAAACCCAGGACCTCATTATCAGCCAAGTCGACCAACTCATCGAGGTCGGCCTCGCCTCCTCGCCGACGCTGACAAACCTGGCGAAGCGCGAGATGGGTGTCATCGGCCACCACATCCCGGTGTTCAACGTCGAGGCCAGCCAGGACCAGGTCATGCTGAACGATGTGGTCTCCGCACCGGAGCCGGAGGTCGAACCGGAGGTTGAGCCGGAGGTTTCCGCGCCGGCCACCGCCGACAGCACGCCAGAACCCACCCCCGACACGCAGGCGGCTACCGCTCCCGCCGCACCGGCTCCCACCGGCGGCTCTCCCGCCACCGATCTGCCGTTCGGCGCGGCGGATGCCATTGAGGTGCTCTTCGCCTTCCAGAACAAGATCCGCCCCGAGCAGATCAACGACTCGGACACCATTGAGGAGCTCACCGGCGGGGTATCGTCGCGCCGCAACCAGCTGCTCATGGACATGTCCGCTGAGCTCGGTGTGCCCGCCATTGACGGCGCCGCAGAGTCGGACGTGGCCACCCTGCGCGAGCGCGTTAACTCCGCCGCGCCCGGGTATGCCCCCTTCGGCTCCGTGCTGTCCGAGGCGATCGGGGCGCGCCTGCGCCAGGTTCTCGGGGGTGCCGGGCTCAAGCCTGCGCACGTGACCGACTACGTCACCGGTACCTGGGCGTTGCCCACGTCCTGGGTCCCGCACGTCGAGGCGGAGATCCTGCTGGGTACTCGTGCGGAGGAGTCGGTGCGCGGCGGCAGCCTCGCGACTCTTCCGGGCGCGTCCACGAAGGCCGAGGTAAATACGCTTATCGACGCCGCCGTGGCAGCCGTCGCCGCACGCCACGGCCAGAACGTAAACCGGGCCCAGTCTGCTGGCGGATCTGGCGGTAGCGTCGTCGACTCCGCGGCATTAGACGCATACAAGGACGAGGTGACCGACACGCTCGTTAGCACAGCGCGCACTCTCTTGAGCAAGCTGGGCATCGAGGACGAGCACGTCGAGGTCCCCGCTCCCGACACCACGATCCTGGACACCATCGAGGCTGAGCTAGGCTCCAGTTGGGTCTCCCAGGTCACCCCGCGTTTCGACGCCGCCAGGGCCGTGCTTTTCGACGACCGCTGGGCCCAGGCCCGCGAGGATCTCGCCCGCGTCGCCCTCGGAGAAGCCGACATCGATGCCGCACGGTTCCGCGGCACCGGCGAGGTCGTTGCCGCGCAGGCCCGCTGGTACGCCGAGCACGGTTATTCCGGCCCCTTGGACGAGATCGCCGCGGCCGCAGCCGATACCACCCCTGGCTCCTATGCCGGGGAGATCGCCCTGGTCACCGGCGCGGCGCCGGGTTCGATTGCCACTGCACTTGTGCAGCGCCTGCTCGCGGGCGGGGCAACCGTGATCATGACGGCATCGAACGTTACCCAGGAGCGCAAGGAGTTCGCGCGCACGCTTTACCGCGACCACGCCTGCGCAGGGGCCGCGCTCTGGCTCGTGCCCGCAAACCTGTCGAGCTACCGCGACATCGACGCGCTGATTGCCTGGCTGGGCACGGAGCAAAAAGAGACCGTAGGGAAAGACGTGCGCGTGATCAAACCCGCGCTCGTGCCCACGCTCGCGTTCCCCTTCGCCGCCCCCAGCGTATCCGGTTCGCTCGCGGAGGTCGGCGGCAGCGCCGAGACCCAGGCGCGCCTGCTGCTGTGGTCCGTCGAGCGCACCATCGCGGGGTTGTCCGAGCTCGCGCAGAAGTCAGCCTCCGGCCGCCGCACCCACATCGTCCTGCCGGGCTCGCCCAACCGCGGCACCTTCGGCGGTGACGGTGCCTACGGCGAAGTCAAGGCCGCGCTCGATGCCGTGGTGAACAAGTGGTCCTCTGAGACCGGCTGGCCCGAGGGCGTGACCCTGGCCCAGGCTCGCATCGGCTGGGTCGCCGGCACGCACCTGATGGGCGGCAACGACGCGCTCGTGCCGGCCGCACAGGCTGCGGGCATCCACGTGTGGAGCCCCGAGGAGATCGCCGCCGAGCTCATGGCCCTGGCATCGGAAAAGGCGCGGGAAAAGGCCGCCGAGGCTCCGCTGGACCTCGACCTAACCGGAGGACTCGCCGACGCCGGGATTTCCATTGCAGAGCTTGCCCGCACGGCGGATCTGCCTGCTGCACAGGATGCGGCGGCGATCCAGGCGTCGACAAGCGAGAAGATCAAGGCCCTGCCCAGCCTGGCCAATCCCTCCCAGCCCGCCGGCGTCGACGTCGGCGAGGTGACCTGCCCGCTCGAGGAGATGATCGTCATCTGCGGCATCGGCGAGGCCTCCTCCTGGGGCTCAGGCCGCACCCGGCGCGAAGCCGAGTACGGCATCCGGCGCGACGGCGGAGTCGACCTCACCGCCGCCGGAGTGCTCGAGCTCGCGTGGATGACCGGGCTCGTGCGCTGGTCGGAAGACCCCAACCCCGGGTGGTACGACGCCGCGGGCGAGCCTATCGCCGAGGAAGACATCTATGAGCGCTTCCGCGACGAGGTCGTCGCGCGCGCCGGCGTGCGAGAGCTGACGGACAAGTACTTTCTCACCGACCGAGGCTCGATCGACCTCGCAGAGGTCTTCCTGGACAAAGACGTCACCTTCACCGTGTCCGGCGAGGCGGAGGCGCGCTCCTACGAGGAGGCTGACCCGGATAAAACGGTCGTGCGCGAGGCCGACGGCGAGTGGACTGTCACGCGCCTCGCCGGGGCGAAGTCCGCGTTGCCGCGCAAGGCGACACTGACACGCACCGTCGCCGGGCAGATGCCCGATGGCTTCGACCCCGCCGCGTGGGGCATTCCGCCGCAGATGATCGACAACCTAGACCGCATCGCGGTGTGGAACCTCGTCACCGCCATCGATGCCTTCGTCAGCGCAGGCTTCACCCCCGCCGAGCTGCTGCGTGCGATCCACCCGGCCGATATCGCCTCGACCCAGGGCACCGGCATCGGCGGCATGGAGTCGCTGCACAAGGTCTTCGTCTCCCGGCTTCTCGGCCACGAGCGCCAGTCCGACATCCTGCAGGAAGCACTGCCCAACGTGGTGGCCGCGCACGTCATGCAGTCGCTCGTGGGCGGCTACGGCTCGATGATCCACCCGGTCGGCGCCTGCGCCACCGCCGCTGTGTCCGTGGAGGAGGCCGTGGACAAGATCGCGCTGGGCAAGGCCGACTTCGTCGTCGCCGGCGGCATCGACGACGTCCAGGTCGAGTCCCTGCAGGGCTTCGGCGACATGAACGCCACCGCCGAGACCGCGGCGATGCGCGCTAAGGGTATTTCCGATCGGTTTATCTCCCGCGCCAACGACCGCCGCCGCGGCGGCTTCCTCGAGGCCGAGGGCGGCGGGACGGTGCTCATCGCCCGTGGCTCGCTGGCCGCCGAGCTCGGCTTGCCGGTGCACGCCGTGATCGCGTACGCGTCGTCCTTTGGCGACGGCGCGCACACCTCGATCCCCGCGCCGGGCCTGGGGGTGTTGGCCGCGGCCCGCGGCGGTGAATCATCTCGCCTGGCGCGCTCGCTGTCCTCGCTCGGGCTTACGCCAACGGATGTGAAGGTGCTATCCAAGCACGACACCTCCACCAACGCGAATGACCCGAACGAGTCAGAGCTGCACTCCCTACTCTGGCCGGCGATCGGGCGCGACGAGCGAGCCCCGATGTTCGTGATCTCCCAGAAGACGCTCACGGGCCACGCGAAGGCGGGCGCCGCTCTGTTCCAGATCGGCGGGCTTATCGACGCCCTCGCAACAGGCGACATCCCCGCCAACGCGTCACTTGACTGCGTCGATCCCCTGGTCGGCGAGAAGGCGCGCAACCTGGTGTGGTTGCGCTCCCCCTTGTCGCTCGGGGCGGGTGCGGTGAAGGCCGCGGCGCTGACCTCGCTCGGCTTCGGCCACGTCGGCGCGCTCGTGGTTCTCGCGCACCCGGGCGTGTTCGAGGCAGCACTCGCCGCCTCCGGAGCGTCGGTTTCCACATGGCGCTCCCGCGCCACCACCCGCCTGCGTGCCGGTGCCGGGCACCTCGAGGCGGGCATGGTGGGCCGACGGGCACTGTTTACACAGGTGGAGAATCGTCGTTTTGTCCCCGGTAACGATCACGACGGCGAAATTGCTCTGCTGCTCGACCCTGGCGCGCGACTTGGGGCAGACGGCATGTACCCGCGGCGTTAG